The Micromonospora sp. Llam0 genome includes a window with the following:
- a CDS encoding LysM peptidoglycan-binding domain-containing protein — protein sequence MWTAATRAGQRLANAVGLLALLLGVPLAQLHYIGLPLPDHPPTLAELRTALTSRDWLTDATYLNGLSILLWLLWLLFAVSVAIEIWATVRGVRAPRYRLLAPAQGLAAALIAGITTSIVVAAPAASLTASFTNPPAHASPAAAVVIQADANPRSPAASSGERLDGSGTTAPVLKPVGTVTLLIDGKKVDHTVTRGDSLWRIADEYLGDGNRWTEIWELNKGRYWPHISGRTTFSNPDLIFPGWVLTMPSSAPSTTPSQESPASQKPPGGPSVPPTTGPTTAPSTSPPAPSTSPPAPSASATASPATPTSPPAPGDDGVFVPPSATVPISPPASSASPSASTATSSPSTFHDTAPESDDDESSTASPDWVAITGGAMGVGLATGLIYAAALVWKRRRHQYRPTPITSPVLRDPDLTPPLGALTRLRQGVRRAAPHLLDRKPDRGPTVREYVTADVKPPLPPTGPSGADLAGVGALPVTAGLGLDGPAALDAARALLVATLTSGDADDPHAQGRVIIPASTLATLLGVAAVDLNPMHRLTVAPTFAAALALLEEEIIRRSRIVADQEIASVHALRQEWTFGEPLPQLLLIADVPDQTWHTRLATAIRIGTNLDIGTTLIGVWPEGTTLTGAADGTTTGSDGERVAVLDTAATTDILTMLAESHGDAQPPTRPRPTTTGRRPATTAAAAGRSTETENSAPAPAPADPPHPDPGTLADEAEPPQDPGPPVHARVLGEPAILGTDGKPVRGLRSKSLELFVYLAVHRSGAALDDIMEALWPDVTVSRAGDRLSTCVANLRSTIRSIAQADTEPADDAPKIEPVINTGGHYHLDPTLLQVDWWTVQDAYARVATASDDHARLTHLHTAIAAAKGGLADGSDYEWIDTDREHARRHLVKIYAHAAGLQADTDPAAALTLYDTARALDPLSDELTRRAMRTAARLGDAPGVRERLRLLRRELDDAGIDIDPDTEELATSLLRDLANP from the coding sequence ATGTGGACAGCAGCCACCCGCGCCGGTCAGCGGCTCGCCAACGCCGTCGGCCTACTTGCCCTGCTGCTCGGCGTCCCACTCGCCCAACTGCACTACATCGGCCTACCGCTGCCCGACCACCCGCCCACCCTGGCCGAGCTCCGCACAGCGTTGACCAGCCGCGACTGGCTCACCGACGCCACCTACCTCAACGGACTGTCCATCCTGCTGTGGCTGCTGTGGCTGCTGTTCGCGGTATCCGTCGCCATCGAGATCTGGGCCACCGTCCGCGGCGTCCGCGCTCCCCGCTACCGACTGCTGGCACCAGCCCAAGGCCTGGCCGCAGCCCTCATCGCCGGGATCACCACCAGTATCGTCGTCGCCGCACCCGCCGCATCACTGACCGCCTCCTTCACCAACCCACCCGCTCACGCCTCCCCGGCCGCGGCCGTCGTCATCCAGGCAGACGCTAATCCGCGCTCCCCGGCGGCCAGCTCCGGCGAACGCCTGGACGGCAGCGGAACGACTGCGCCCGTGCTCAAGCCGGTCGGCACGGTCACCCTGCTAATCGACGGCAAAAAGGTCGACCACACAGTGACCCGCGGCGACTCCCTGTGGCGCATCGCCGACGAATACCTCGGCGACGGCAACCGGTGGACCGAGATCTGGGAACTCAACAAGGGCCGCTACTGGCCTCACATCTCCGGCCGTACCACGTTCAGCAACCCGGACCTGATCTTCCCCGGCTGGGTTCTGACAATGCCGAGTAGTGCCCCATCCACAACCCCATCGCAGGAAAGCCCCGCCAGCCAGAAGCCACCAGGCGGGCCCTCCGTGCCACCGACCACCGGACCGACGACGGCACCGAGCACCAGCCCACCCGCGCCAAGCACCAGCCCACCGGCACCGAGTGCATCGGCCACGGCAAGCCCCGCCACACCGACGAGCCCACCAGCACCGGGCGACGACGGAGTCTTCGTACCACCCTCAGCGACGGTACCCATCTCACCGCCGGCAAGCTCGGCCAGCCCGTCCGCGTCAACAGCCACATCAAGCCCTTCCACATTCCACGACACCGCACCCGAGTCGGACGATGACGAGTCCTCGACCGCGTCACCGGACTGGGTCGCCATCACCGGCGGCGCCATGGGCGTCGGACTCGCCACCGGACTGATCTACGCCGCCGCGTTGGTATGGAAGCGCCGACGCCATCAGTACCGGCCCACACCCATCACCAGCCCCGTCCTACGCGACCCCGACCTGACACCACCCCTCGGAGCGTTGACCCGACTCCGACAAGGTGTTCGCCGCGCCGCGCCTCACCTGTTGGACCGCAAGCCCGACCGCGGTCCAACCGTCCGCGAGTACGTCACCGCAGACGTGAAACCCCCGCTGCCGCCAACCGGGCCCAGCGGCGCCGACCTGGCCGGCGTCGGCGCGCTCCCGGTCACCGCAGGACTGGGCCTCGACGGCCCGGCCGCCCTCGACGCCGCCCGCGCCCTCCTGGTCGCCACCCTTACCTCCGGTGACGCCGACGACCCGCACGCGCAAGGCCGCGTCATCATCCCGGCCTCGACCCTGGCCACCCTGCTCGGCGTCGCCGCGGTCGACCTCAACCCGATGCACCGCCTCACCGTCGCCCCAACCTTCGCCGCGGCGCTCGCCCTGCTCGAAGAGGAGATCATCCGCCGCAGCCGGATCGTCGCCGATCAGGAGATCGCCTCCGTCCACGCCCTGCGACAAGAGTGGACCTTCGGCGAACCCCTGCCCCAACTGCTACTCATCGCCGACGTCCCCGACCAGACCTGGCACACCAGACTGGCCACCGCCATCCGTATCGGCACGAACCTTGACATCGGCACCACCCTGATCGGGGTCTGGCCCGAAGGCACCACGCTGACCGGCGCCGCCGACGGCACCACCACCGGCAGCGACGGTGAACGCGTCGCCGTACTCGACACCGCCGCGACCACCGACATCCTGACCATGCTCGCCGAGTCCCACGGCGACGCCCAACCCCCCACCCGGCCCCGGCCCACCACCACCGGGCGCCGACCGGCAACAACTGCAGCCGCAGCCGGCAGATCCACCGAGACCGAAAACAGCGCCCCCGCCCCCGCGCCTGCCGACCCGCCACACCCCGACCCCGGCACCCTGGCCGACGAGGCTGAGCCGCCGCAGGATCCCGGACCACCGGTGCACGCCCGAGTCCTCGGTGAACCCGCGATCCTCGGCACCGACGGCAAGCCCGTACGCGGCCTGCGCTCCAAGAGCCTGGAACTGTTCGTCTACCTGGCCGTCCACCGCAGCGGAGCAGCCCTCGACGACATCATGGAAGCGCTCTGGCCCGACGTGACCGTCTCCCGCGCCGGCGACCGCCTGTCCACCTGCGTGGCCAACCTGCGCAGCACCATCCGCTCGATCGCCCAGGCGGACACCGAACCGGCCGACGACGCTCCGAAGATCGAACCAGTGATCAACACCGGTGGCCACTACCACCTCGACCCGACCCTGCTGCAGGTCGATTGGTGGACCGTCCAGGACGCCTACGCCCGGGTCGCCACCGCCAGCGACGACCACGCCCGCCTGACCCACCTGCACACCGCGATCGCGGCAGCCAAAGGCGGCCTCGCCGACGGAAGTGACTACGAGTGGATCGACACCGACCGAGAACACGCCCGACGCCACCTCGTGAAGATCTACGCCCACGCGGCGGGCCTGCAAGCCGACACCGACCCGGCCGCCGCACTCACCCTCTACGACACCGCCCGCGCGCTCGACCCACTCTCCGACGAACTAACCCGCCGGGCGATGCGCACCGCCGCGCGGCTCGGCGACGCCCCCGGCGTGCGGGAACGGCTCAGACTGTTGCGCCGCGAACTCGACGACGCTGGCATCGACATCGACCCAGACACCGAGGAACTCGCCACCAGCCTCCTACGCGACCTGGCGAACCCGTGA
- a CDS encoding DUF6334 family protein yields MAHYLPSSGPSVLTDLAEVMHLAYTNDPSWLVSVQFRFDEGYLQVEIDPDDDTVEVSFDPRQRPPLRHWVSDSVPTPTDQHYAGLLGMTSDWRWVLRNQQGYEDAFQIELSTPSSTTTLQYLAMASRLHLRHVNDGPNP; encoded by the coding sequence GTGGCGCACTACTTGCCTTCCTCTGGGCCCTCCGTGTTGACCGATCTGGCCGAAGTCATGCATCTGGCGTACACGAACGACCCTTCCTGGCTCGTGTCGGTCCAGTTCCGCTTCGACGAGGGATATCTTCAGGTGGAGATTGATCCGGACGACGACACGGTCGAGGTTTCCTTCGATCCGCGGCAACGACCGCCACTTCGCCACTGGGTGTCAGATTCGGTGCCGACCCCGACGGATCAGCACTATGCCGGCCTGCTCGGCATGACGTCCGACTGGCGGTGGGTGCTCCGCAATCAGCAGGGATACGAGGATGCCTTCCAGATTGAACTGAGCACACCGTCGTCAACCACGACGTTGCAGTACCTCGCGATGGCCTCGCGCCTCCACCTCCGCCACGTGAACGATGGACCGAATCCGTAG
- a CDS encoding pilus assembly protein TadG-related protein: MTLSPSWTARRPTAGRDRGSATAFGLFLIVVVLVLAGAILEGGNAMSARGHATHIAQQAARAGANQLNLAALRDTGVVQIDPAAAQAAATAFLAQLGEQGTVTATTEQVSVTVTVTRPGILVPVLGIDTLTVRATATAAPITG; this comes from the coding sequence ATGACCCTATCCCCATCCTGGACAGCTCGGCGACCCACAGCAGGTCGGGACCGAGGCTCCGCCACCGCCTTCGGCCTGTTCCTCATCGTGGTCGTCCTCGTCCTCGCCGGCGCCATCCTCGAAGGCGGTAACGCCATGAGCGCCCGTGGCCACGCCACCCACATCGCCCAACAAGCCGCCCGCGCTGGCGCCAACCAACTGAACCTCGCCGCGCTGCGCGACACCGGCGTGGTGCAGATCGACCCCGCCGCCGCGCAGGCCGCAGCCACCGCCTTCCTCGCCCAACTCGGTGAGCAGGGAACCGTCACCGCAACCACCGAGCAGGTCAGCGTCACCGTCACCGTCACCCGACCCGGAATTCTCGTGCCAGTTCTCGGCATCGACACACTCACCGTCCGCGCCACCGCCACCGCAGCACCAATCACCGGATAA
- a CDS encoding type II secretion protein F: MSNALTLMVTAGGLAGAGLAVFVSGFNPPRPALSDALDRLSRPQVAPFGRRRRLDVAIAAPLRHFGLPRDRTLRDLTILDRDPAEYLAQQVVIAVSGMLILGALPAVWGLGGQLPLWLALLGAAIAVRLTHSRLHTAAEARRAEMRETLSTLLDLVGGGLSGGAGVEQSLGDTMDELSGWAAIRIRRELAAAAQTRGRQRVHAWTALRDLGTQVGVDELTELATAMEQAAGGAPVAETMSVVARSMRARMTADMERQAHAASAQMAIPIMLFGLGYLIFLLYAAMGAISASLTQ, translated from the coding sequence ATGAGCAACGCTCTGACCCTCATGGTCACCGCCGGTGGTCTGGCCGGTGCCGGGCTCGCCGTCTTCGTCTCGGGATTCAACCCGCCCCGCCCTGCGCTGTCCGACGCCCTCGATCGCCTCTCCCGGCCGCAGGTCGCCCCGTTCGGTCGACGCCGCCGGCTCGACGTCGCGATCGCCGCGCCGCTGCGCCACTTCGGCCTGCCCCGTGACCGTACGCTGCGGGATCTCACGATCCTCGACCGCGACCCCGCCGAGTACCTGGCCCAACAGGTCGTCATCGCGGTCTCCGGCATGCTGATTCTCGGCGCGCTGCCGGCGGTGTGGGGACTCGGCGGGCAACTGCCGCTCTGGCTGGCGTTGCTCGGAGCCGCGATCGCCGTCCGGCTGACCCACAGCCGGCTGCACACGGCAGCCGAGGCCCGCCGCGCAGAGATGCGCGAAACCCTGTCGACCCTGCTGGATCTCGTCGGTGGCGGCCTGTCCGGCGGAGCCGGTGTCGAGCAGTCCCTGGGCGACACGATGGACGAGCTGTCCGGCTGGGCCGCCATCCGGATCCGCCGGGAACTGGCCGCCGCGGCACAGACCCGGGGCCGGCAACGCGTCCATGCCTGGACCGCGTTGCGGGACCTGGGCACGCAGGTCGGTGTCGACGAGCTCACCGAACTCGCCACGGCGATGGAACAGGCCGCCGGCGGGGCACCGGTAGCCGAGACCATGTCCGTGGTCGCACGGTCCATGCGGGCACGGATGACCGCCGACATGGAACGTCAGGCACACGCCGCCTCGGCGCAGATGGCGATCCCGATCATGCTGTTCGGCCTCGGCTACCTGATCTTTCTTCTGTACGCGGCGATGGGCGCGATCAGCGCCAGCCTGACCCAGTAA
- a CDS encoding restriction endonuclease, whose product MSDDTPAATTAAGEEDHWPSFDITPKAYEEAVAAIAKSMNLDLVGWEVKHLDRVEGLDGTYTMDVTARFQLAGMDFLILFECKRHKDPVKRSDIQVLLTKLQSTGAQKGVVVAATGFQSGALEFAKAHGVACVRLVDNAWTYISRHTPTTAPPVLTGTYSGYAMTPDGDGDYEFTLLTGSPDNTRSALITGSSKLSGVEVSAVAAGGGCAGA is encoded by the coding sequence ATGAGCGACGACACCCCGGCCGCGACCACCGCTGCCGGCGAGGAAGATCACTGGCCGTCGTTCGACATCACGCCCAAGGCATACGAGGAAGCGGTCGCCGCGATCGCCAAGTCGATGAACCTGGACCTGGTCGGCTGGGAGGTCAAACACCTCGATCGGGTCGAAGGGCTGGACGGGACCTACACCATGGACGTCACGGCCCGCTTCCAGTTGGCGGGCATGGACTTCCTTATCCTGTTCGAGTGCAAGCGTCACAAGGACCCCGTCAAACGCTCCGATATCCAGGTGCTGCTCACCAAACTCCAGTCCACCGGCGCGCAGAAGGGCGTCGTGGTGGCCGCCACCGGATTCCAGAGCGGCGCCCTCGAATTCGCCAAGGCCCACGGCGTCGCTTGCGTCCGCCTCGTCGACAACGCCTGGACGTACATCTCGCGCCACACCCCAACGACGGCCCCACCCGTGCTCACCGGCACGTACTCCGGCTACGCGATGACGCCCGACGGCGACGGCGACTACGAGTTCACACTGCTCACCGGCAGCCCCGACAACACCCGCTCGGCGTTGATTACCGGCTCTTCGAAGTTAAGCGGGGTTGAGGTGTCCGCGGTGGCGGCGGGTGGTGGCTGCGCGGGTGCGTAG
- a CDS encoding TadE family protein: MTMRPRRRRPDGDRGAVTVEVAGYTALMLLALMIGVQAVTWGWAALGARYTANHAAQQTRVHGGTVAAGEADATAILTSAVGAALTDPQVTIDRGATEVTVTVRGTATPVIPGFRPPVTVTVHAPVERIN; the protein is encoded by the coding sequence ATGACCATGCGACCGCGTCGGCGACGACCTGACGGTGACCGAGGCGCGGTCACCGTCGAGGTCGCCGGCTACACCGCGTTGATGCTGCTGGCGCTGATGATCGGCGTCCAGGCGGTCACCTGGGGCTGGGCGGCCCTGGGCGCCCGCTACACCGCCAACCACGCCGCGCAGCAAACCCGCGTCCACGGCGGTACCGTCGCCGCCGGAGAGGCCGACGCCACCGCCATCCTGACCTCGGCGGTCGGCGCGGCACTCACCGATCCGCAGGTCACCATCGACCGCGGCGCCACCGAGGTCACCGTCACCGTACGCGGCACGGCGACCCCGGTCATTCCCGGATTCCGCCCCCCGGTCACCGTCACCGTCCACGCGCCCGTGGAGAGGATCAACTGA
- a CDS encoding ISL3 family transposase — MVNDTTRLLGLDGLVVERVELHPDGSPVVHLSTGSEQAQCCPQCGVRAARVKGWVFTRPRDLPVAGRTTRLRWRKRRWYCDQPGCPRTSFTEHVPQIPARARTTVRLRQAAGAAVADGNRTIVQAARDLGISWPVVAAAFTAHTAAVLPAEPEPVSVLGIDEVRRGKPRWSFDEVTASWTTTVDRWHVGFCDLVGGQGLLAQVEGRTSKAVTDWLTQRPTAWRQHVQAVAIDMCTVFKAAVREALPHATLVVDHFHVVQLANRAVTEVRRRMTVTHRGRRGRATDPEWQQRNRLTRSAARMHAEHVDRLADTLSNLPAKIGAPILTAWNAKEDLLDLLALARTHPNRETTARLLHRFYTRCADSDLPELHRLATTIETWWPEILAFLHTGITNAGSEGTNRVIKTVARDAYGFRNPENQRLRTRAATTRRHRGHLNPA, encoded by the coding sequence ATGGTCAACGATACGACCCGGCTGCTGGGCCTGGACGGCCTGGTGGTGGAGCGGGTCGAGCTGCACCCGGACGGTTCCCCCGTCGTTCACCTGTCCACCGGTAGTGAGCAGGCGCAATGCTGCCCTCAGTGCGGTGTCCGGGCCGCCCGGGTCAAGGGCTGGGTGTTCACCCGACCCCGGGATCTGCCGGTGGCCGGCCGCACCACCCGGTTGCGGTGGCGTAAACGCCGCTGGTACTGCGATCAGCCCGGATGCCCGCGCACGTCGTTCACCGAACACGTGCCACAGATCCCGGCACGGGCACGGACCACCGTCCGGTTGCGGCAGGCGGCCGGCGCGGCGGTCGCCGACGGCAACCGAACGATCGTGCAGGCCGCCCGTGATCTGGGCATCTCCTGGCCAGTCGTCGCGGCCGCGTTCACCGCGCACACCGCAGCGGTGCTGCCTGCCGAGCCCGAACCAGTGAGCGTGCTGGGCATCGACGAGGTCCGCCGAGGCAAGCCTCGCTGGAGCTTCGACGAGGTCACCGCGTCGTGGACCACCACCGTCGACCGCTGGCACGTCGGCTTCTGCGACCTCGTCGGCGGGCAGGGCCTACTCGCCCAGGTCGAAGGCCGGACCAGCAAGGCGGTAACCGACTGGCTCACCCAACGCCCCACCGCCTGGCGCCAACACGTCCAGGCCGTCGCGATCGACATGTGCACCGTGTTCAAGGCCGCCGTCCGCGAGGCGCTGCCGCACGCGACGCTGGTCGTGGACCACTTCCACGTCGTCCAGCTGGCCAACCGGGCCGTCACCGAGGTCCGCCGCCGCATGACAGTCACACACCGCGGCCGGCGCGGCCGGGCCACCGACCCGGAATGGCAGCAACGCAACCGGCTGACCAGATCAGCAGCCCGCATGCACGCCGAGCACGTCGACCGGCTGGCCGACACCCTCAGCAACCTGCCGGCGAAGATCGGCGCACCGATCCTCACCGCCTGGAACGCCAAAGAAGACCTGCTCGACCTACTCGCGCTCGCCCGCACCCACCCGAACCGGGAGACCACCGCCCGGCTGCTGCACCGCTTCTACACCCGCTGCGCCGACTCTGACCTGCCCGAACTCCACCGCCTCGCCACCACGATCGAGACCTGGTGGCCAGAAATCCTCGCGTTCCTGCACACCGGCATCACCAACGCCGGCTCCGAAGGAACCAACCGTGTCATCAAGACCGTCGCCCGCGACGCCTACGGATTCCGTAACCCCGAGAACCAGCGGCTACGCACCCGCGCAGCCACCACCCGCCGCCACCGCGGACACCTCAACCCCGCTTAA
- a CDS encoding DEAD/DEAH box helicase, whose protein sequence is MVGSPATGSARQFHGLFVGINRYRSKSVRRLASAARDAKALYAVFSDNLGDANTTLLVDRDATRDALVAALVQLQTCSKPEDVVVISFSGHGSTTHELVTHDADPDNLPSTSLPLGQFTDLVSAIPARQLVVVLDCCFAGGAGAKVLNAPLVPRGGVTGLPESTDARLERMAGTGRLILAAATGEQEAWEDPHLGHGLLTYHLLRALLGAGAGDGGQVRLYDLLAFVTREVKAKASGTVAAEQDPSLRGQMDGELQWPVFTDTGPLYSAQFPSSVLDPVTRDLASLRGHGIPQVVLDAWAARIDELNDLQVDTINQGRLLAGANVLVTAPTSSGKTMIGELAAVRAARLGGRSVFLLPTRALVNEQYARFTRTYVPAGLQTIRATGETADDVPALLQGQFDLAVLTYEKFAGLALGNPHLLKLISVVVIDEVQTIVDPGRGAYLEFLLTVLKARRPEGVAPQVVALSAVLGDLGGLDSWLDANVIARTERPVPLLEGVLGPDGIYRHVNADGEEVSERLITPTGWTQRNQDLIIPLVRKLVGQDQQVIIFRSTRGLTRGCARYLARSLGLPEAKAALESLAGADPSAVLADLRQCLAGGVAFHISDLARDEKIAIEDQFRATGSGIRVLVCTTTLAQGVNLPAETVIIVELDHPTGPAQTAPYSVAEYKNIAGRAGRLGLTAGGRAVLIAAGGIDGDHRWRDYVLGTPEDLRSQLLDPQQDAATLLLRVVAVAARREGVTGLSEADVIAYLSNSFAAHQQRMAGAPDPFPAATVSAVLSDLVGAGLLSSDPSGIELTELGTYVSQSGLRVSSAVRVARALRAVYPGALNRVTIIAAAQLTDEVATARPPVNGRGWQKEQTTYIGELQRHGLAGPVLAALPGRERKTAAERAKRAVACIWWMAGVPIGRIEQQLMVHMPSKDAAGATRASADRTQSVVGTVIDIARCLHPDAHLDDLARVLPVQLEFGIPPELVSLAQRAGAALDRTDYLRLASRSLTEPEAVLDADDDILLPCLNGNTSKLKALRQAARAARDGDDSTDFADLLPASID, encoded by the coding sequence ATGGTGGGCAGTCCGGCTACGGGCTCGGCGCGGCAGTTCCATGGTCTTTTCGTAGGTATCAACCGGTACCGGTCCAAGTCGGTGCGGCGGTTGGCGTCGGCGGCGCGTGACGCGAAGGCGCTGTATGCCGTCTTCTCCGACAACCTCGGCGACGCCAACACCACGTTGCTGGTGGACCGGGACGCCACCCGCGACGCTCTCGTGGCTGCCCTCGTGCAGCTCCAGACCTGCAGCAAGCCCGAGGACGTCGTGGTGATCTCGTTCTCTGGGCACGGCAGTACGACCCACGAGCTGGTCACGCACGACGCTGACCCGGACAACTTGCCCTCGACGTCGTTGCCGCTTGGCCAGTTCACGGACCTGGTGAGCGCGATCCCGGCTCGGCAGTTGGTCGTGGTCCTGGACTGCTGCTTCGCCGGAGGCGCGGGCGCGAAAGTTCTCAACGCCCCGCTGGTGCCACGCGGCGGTGTGACCGGCTTGCCGGAGTCCACGGATGCCCGGCTGGAGCGGATGGCGGGGACCGGGCGGTTGATCCTCGCCGCAGCGACCGGCGAGCAGGAGGCGTGGGAGGACCCGCACCTGGGGCACGGGCTGCTTACGTACCATCTGCTACGGGCCTTGCTAGGCGCGGGCGCCGGGGACGGCGGGCAGGTTCGCCTGTATGACCTGCTGGCGTTCGTGACCCGCGAGGTTAAGGCGAAGGCATCTGGCACGGTGGCCGCCGAGCAGGATCCGAGCCTGCGGGGCCAGATGGACGGCGAGCTGCAGTGGCCGGTCTTCACCGATACCGGCCCGCTCTACTCGGCGCAGTTCCCGTCGTCCGTGCTGGATCCTGTCACCCGGGACCTCGCGAGCCTGCGCGGTCACGGCATCCCGCAGGTGGTGCTGGACGCCTGGGCGGCGCGCATCGACGAGCTCAATGATCTTCAGGTCGACACGATCAATCAAGGGCGGCTGCTCGCCGGGGCGAACGTTCTGGTGACGGCCCCTACGTCCTCCGGCAAGACCATGATCGGGGAACTCGCCGCCGTCCGCGCTGCCCGGCTGGGCGGGCGGTCGGTGTTCCTGCTGCCGACCCGCGCGTTGGTCAACGAGCAGTACGCGAGGTTCACGCGCACGTACGTGCCGGCCGGGTTGCAGACCATCCGAGCCACCGGGGAAACCGCTGACGACGTGCCAGCGCTGCTTCAGGGGCAGTTCGACTTGGCCGTGCTGACCTACGAGAAGTTCGCGGGCCTGGCTCTGGGGAACCCGCACCTGCTCAAGCTGATCTCCGTCGTCGTCATCGACGAGGTCCAGACGATCGTCGACCCTGGCCGTGGCGCCTACCTCGAGTTCCTCCTCACCGTGCTCAAGGCGCGCCGGCCCGAAGGGGTCGCACCGCAGGTCGTCGCGCTGTCTGCGGTGCTCGGCGACCTCGGCGGTCTCGACAGCTGGCTCGACGCGAACGTCATCGCCCGGACCGAGCGGCCTGTCCCGCTGCTCGAAGGGGTACTCGGCCCCGATGGGATCTACCGGCACGTCAACGCCGACGGCGAGGAGGTATCCGAGCGGCTCATCACGCCGACCGGATGGACGCAGCGCAACCAAGACCTGATCATTCCGCTAGTCCGCAAACTCGTGGGCCAGGATCAGCAGGTCATCATCTTCCGCAGCACTCGGGGATTGACCCGTGGCTGCGCTCGGTATCTTGCGCGGAGCCTGGGCCTGCCCGAGGCGAAGGCGGCGCTGGAGAGCTTGGCCGGCGCCGACCCCAGTGCTGTACTGGCGGACCTGCGCCAATGCCTGGCCGGCGGGGTCGCCTTCCACATCTCCGACCTGGCCCGGGACGAGAAGATCGCCATCGAGGACCAGTTCCGTGCTACGGGCAGCGGCATCCGGGTGCTGGTGTGCACCACGACGCTGGCCCAGGGCGTCAACCTGCCCGCCGAGACCGTGATCATCGTCGAGCTGGATCACCCGACCGGACCGGCCCAGACTGCTCCGTACTCGGTCGCCGAGTACAAGAACATCGCCGGGCGGGCCGGTCGGCTGGGGCTGACCGCCGGGGGCCGCGCCGTCTTGATCGCTGCCGGCGGCATCGATGGCGACCACCGGTGGCGCGACTACGTGCTGGGCACGCCCGAGGATCTGCGGTCGCAACTGCTGGATCCGCAGCAGGATGCCGCGACGTTGTTGTTGCGCGTCGTGGCGGTCGCCGCACGGCGGGAGGGTGTGACGGGCCTGAGCGAGGCCGACGTCATCGCGTACCTGTCCAACAGCTTCGCCGCGCACCAGCAGCGGATGGCGGGCGCACCGGACCCGTTCCCCGCGGCCACCGTCTCCGCCGTCCTAAGCGACCTCGTCGGTGCCGGGCTGCTGTCATCCGACCCGTCAGGGATCGAGCTGACCGAGCTCGGGACCTACGTCTCGCAGAGCGGTCTGAGGGTGTCGTCGGCCGTGCGGGTCGCCCGCGCGCTGCGGGCCGTTTACCCGGGCGCGCTGAATCGCGTCACCATCATCGCTGCGGCCCAGCTGACCGACGAGGTGGCCACTGCTCGTCCCCCGGTCAACGGAAGAGGATGGCAGAAGGAGCAGACGACCTATATCGGCGAGTTGCAGCGCCACGGTCTCGCCGGCCCCGTGCTGGCGGCTTTGCCCGGCCGGGAGCGCAAGACGGCCGCCGAGCGGGCGAAACGGGCGGTGGCCTGCATCTGGTGGATGGCCGGCGTCCCGATCGGCCGCATTGAGCAGCAGCTCATGGTGCACATGCCTTCCAAGGACGCAGCCGGCGCCACCCGGGCCTCGGCGGACCGCACGCAAAGCGTCGTCGGCACCGTCATCGACATCGCCCGGTGCCTACATCCCGACGCCCATCTCGACGACCTCGCCCGCGTCCTGCCCGTCCAGCTCGAATTCGGCATCCCGCCCGAGTTGGTGTCGCTGGCCCAGCGTGCCGGTGCCGCGCTGGACCGGACGGACTACCTGCGGCTCGCCTCCCGGTCACTCACCGAGCCCGAGGCAGTCCTCGACGCCGACGATGACATCCTGCTGCCGTGCCTCAACGGCAACACCAGCAAGCTCAAGGCGCTACGGCAGGCCGCTCGCGCCGCGCGTGACGGCGACGACAGCACTGACTTCGCCGACCTGCTACCGGCCTCCATCGACTAA